Proteins encoded by one window of Syntrophorhabdaceae bacterium:
- a CDS encoding HD domain-containing phosphohydrolase: protein MTETDQTSTPPIKILLVDAEPSYRKMLSVFFSKYPGFNTFEAENGAKGYQIALETRPDLIISDYYMPVMNGIDFCKKVKGTQELSSVIFLLLTAEKEVSHQTEAFEHGADDYIVKTTTPVILTSKIRAFLRIKLLQKELQLEKEKLAEANAVLERNFTELTAILLKTIDFRLPGASDRAEIAKQIAEHICKTMKLSIDEKQKIIFGAQLHEIGKIGLPDNIANKLLGTISPDEKTVFNQYPAIGAFIVSAISGFKAAADSIHYQLENYDGSGVPDGLIAKEISAGATILRSIVLQEELTKAGHTKEEILQQIRQSSNKILDPAVAMSLAEFIIESDKDFSHNKYKIHVEELQAGMVIAEDVYAISGVKLIPKGIKLQEHTLKILLERHDRDPIIGGVYVFKAGSGE, encoded by the coding sequence ATGACCGAGACAGATCAAACGAGCACACCCCCCATCAAGATTCTTCTCGTTGATGCCGAACCCTCCTACCGGAAGATGCTAAGCGTCTTTTTTTCTAAATATCCCGGGTTTAATACCTTTGAAGCTGAAAACGGCGCGAAGGGCTATCAGATTGCCCTCGAAACCAGGCCCGATCTCATCATAAGCGATTATTATATGCCGGTCATGAACGGTATTGACTTCTGCAAGAAGGTTAAAGGCACCCAGGAACTCTCCTCGGTAATCTTCCTTCTTTTGACCGCGGAAAAAGAGGTCAGCCACCAGACTGAGGCATTCGAGCACGGCGCCGACGACTATATAGTTAAGACCACTACCCCCGTGATCCTGACGAGCAAGATCAGGGCTTTTCTCAGGATTAAACTGCTTCAAAAGGAATTACAGCTTGAGAAGGAAAAACTCGCCGAAGCAAACGCAGTTCTTGAGCGTAATTTCACGGAACTCACGGCGATCCTGCTCAAAACTATCGACTTCAGGCTTCCAGGGGCTTCCGATCGGGCTGAGATAGCAAAACAGATTGCCGAACATATCTGCAAAACCATGAAGCTATCCATCGACGAAAAGCAAAAGATCATATTCGGCGCACAGCTACATGAAATCGGGAAAATCGGGCTGCCCGATAATATTGCAAATAAGCTCCTCGGGACGATAAGCCCTGACGAAAAGACGGTTTTCAATCAATATCCGGCCATCGGGGCATTCATCGTTTCCGCTATCTCCGGGTTCAAGGCCGCGGCCGATTCCATACATTATCAGCTGGAGAACTATGACGGCTCAGGCGTTCCCGACGGGCTTATTGCCAAGGAAATATCGGCCGGCGCTACCATTTTAAGGTCCATCGTACTCCAGGAAGAGCTTACCAAGGCCGGTCATACCAAGGAAGAGATACTCCAGCAAATACGCCAATCGTCGAACAAAATCCTGGACCCTGCCGTGGCTATGTCTCTCGCGGAGTTTATCATTGAGAGCGATAAGGATTTTTCACATAATAAATACAAGATCCATGTAGAAGAACTTCAAGCAGGCATGGTTATCGCCGAAGATGTGTACGCGATCAGCGGGGTAAAATTGATCCCCAAAGGTATCAAGCTACAGGAGCACACATTGAAGATTCTTCTGGAAAGACACGACCGCGATCCGATTATCGGCGGGGTCTATGTTTTTAAGGCCGGTAGCGGGGAGTAG
- a CDS encoding S1 RNA-binding domain-containing protein → MDQQPQKEIVQEESYNDASAEQEENFAALFERSSKTSQRYEPGQKVKSRVAGISGDFVYLDLGGKSEAVVDLKEFLDESGQKSIEEGDEIEAFFVSFANGMRKFTTLIRGYSTIDLGGIRDAYEAGLPVNGRVSAELKGGYEVMAGKIRCFCPFSQIDLRGSREANSYIGQTFPFKIIEYKENGRNVVLSRRVLLEEEQEVKRKRFKESLQPGMDVTGKVRSIQNFGVFVDLGGVDGLIPLSEMSWSRGEKPSDLFAVGDEVTVRIIDIDWGRERITLSFKAVLPDPFLNSLTKYPPDSLVHGAVVRLESFGAFVNLEPGIDGLIPVSKLGAGRRINHPKEVLTVGQLVEARVLEVNPEKRRISLSMEQKIAPEDITFPSIGELVNGIVERVISAGILVKISDGLTGFIPNSEMGTLKGTNHSRMFPSGAPMQAVVIEIDEKRGRVVLSRSKVDEKVERDTYTQYREKTHEEEQSSNGLGSLGELLKAKLNL, encoded by the coding sequence ATGGATCAACAACCCCAGAAAGAGATCGTGCAGGAAGAATCGTATAATGATGCAAGCGCCGAGCAGGAAGAGAATTTCGCCGCACTTTTCGAAAGATCCTCAAAAACCTCCCAGAGATACGAACCCGGTCAAAAGGTAAAATCCAGAGTAGCGGGCATCTCGGGGGATTTTGTGTATCTCGATCTTGGAGGAAAAAGCGAGGCCGTTGTGGACCTCAAAGAGTTCCTTGATGAGAGTGGACAAAAAAGCATCGAAGAGGGAGATGAGATTGAAGCCTTTTTCGTCTCCTTCGCCAACGGCATGAGAAAGTTTACCACGCTTATCCGCGGTTACTCGACAATAGACCTCGGCGGTATTCGAGACGCCTATGAGGCGGGGTTGCCGGTAAATGGCAGGGTGAGCGCCGAGCTTAAAGGAGGATACGAGGTCATGGCGGGTAAGATCCGTTGCTTCTGTCCTTTTTCGCAGATAGATCTCAGAGGCAGCCGCGAAGCAAATTCGTATATCGGCCAGACTTTTCCCTTCAAGATCATCGAGTACAAGGAAAACGGGCGAAATGTTGTCCTGTCAAGGAGAGTCCTGCTTGAAGAGGAGCAAGAGGTTAAGCGCAAACGTTTTAAAGAGAGCCTGCAGCCGGGCATGGATGTGACCGGGAAAGTGCGGTCCATACAGAACTTCGGAGTCTTCGTGGACCTGGGGGGTGTCGACGGTTTGATACCCTTGAGCGAGATGTCCTGGAGCAGAGGAGAAAAACCATCCGACCTTTTCGCCGTCGGCGACGAGGTGACCGTAAGAATTATCGATATCGACTGGGGACGTGAACGAATAACACTCTCTTTCAAGGCCGTCCTTCCCGATCCCTTCTTGAACAGTCTCACGAAATACCCACCTGATAGTCTCGTACATGGCGCCGTTGTCAGGCTCGAAAGCTTCGGTGCTTTCGTCAACCTCGAACCGGGGATAGACGGTCTCATCCCTGTGTCAAAACTGGGCGCAGGCAGACGCATCAACCACCCGAAAGAGGTGCTCACAGTGGGGCAGCTCGTTGAGGCTCGAGTTCTTGAAGTGAACCCGGAAAAGCGGAGGATCTCGCTCTCCATGGAACAAAAGATAGCCCCCGAAGATATCACGTTTCCCTCTATCGGTGAACTCGTAAACGGGATCGTTGAAAGGGTCATCTCCGCAGGAATCCTGGTGAAAATTAGCGACGGTCTCACCGGGTTCATTCCAAATTCAGAAATGGGAACCTTGAAGGGCACAAACCATAGCCGCATGTTTCCTTCCGGAGCCCCGATGCAGGCCGTTGTCATCGAGATTGACGAGAAACGCGGCCGCGTGGTGTTAAGCAGAAGCAAGGTTGATGAAAAGGTTGAGCGCGACACCTACACGCAGTATAGGGAGAAGACGCATGAAGAAGAGCAATCCTCAAATGGTCTCGGTAGCCTCGGCGAACTTCTCAAGGCAAAGCTGAATCTGTAG
- a CDS encoding FKBP-type peptidyl-prolyl cis-trans isomerase — MSFMTRFLRNTGLTAIAAVSVLILASHVEAEERIPKEPKEKLGYSIGAQIGTDMKNFSIEIDPDMVAQGIKDAFAGKVKLRDEEIKAAMDDVNQEIRAKQTDKIKAISEKNKKDGELFLTQNEKASGVVKLPSGLQYKVYKEGSGKTPKADDTVVVHYKGTFIDGTEFDSSYKRNQPAEFKVNSVIPGWTEILQKMKVGSRYQIFIPSNLAYGDRGSGPIGPNAVLVFDVELLAIK; from the coding sequence ATGTCCTTTATGACAAGATTTCTGAGAAATACGGGGCTCACGGCGATTGCCGCCGTCAGCGTTTTAATCCTTGCGAGCCATGTAGAGGCAGAGGAGAGGATCCCGAAAGAGCCCAAGGAAAAACTCGGTTACAGCATCGGGGCGCAAATCGGTACGGACATGAAGAATTTTTCTATAGAAATTGATCCTGACATGGTCGCTCAGGGCATAAAGGACGCATTTGCCGGAAAGGTCAAGCTGAGAGACGAGGAAATAAAGGCCGCTATGGATGACGTGAACCAGGAGATACGAGCCAAGCAGACAGACAAGATCAAAGCCATCTCCGAAAAGAACAAAAAGGATGGAGAGCTTTTCCTCACCCAGAACGAGAAGGCGAGCGGGGTAGTGAAACTGCCGAGCGGCCTCCAATACAAGGTGTATAAAGAGGGCAGCGGAAAAACGCCCAAAGCCGACGATACGGTTGTTGTGCACTATAAGGGCACGTTCATTGACGGCACCGAGTTTGACAGCTCGTACAAACGCAACCAGCCCGCGGAATTCAAGGTGAATAGCGTTATCCCCGGCTGGACCGAAATTCTCCAGAAGATGAAGGTAGGGTCCAGGTATCAGATCTTTATCCCCTCGAATCTTGCCTACGGAGACAGAGGTTCCGGCCCCATCGGACCGAATGCGGTTCTCGTATTTGACGTCGAGCTTCTCGCGATCAAGTAA
- a CDS encoding DUF763 domain-containing protein: MKRQITSLPLHGGKAPAWLFAKMKRLSAALIEVIVLEFGPEEFLRRIADPVWFQAMGCVVGFDWHSSGVTTTLCGALKEGLLTLGDEMPIAICGGKAKRAIETPRDIMLYGEKWAVDTEHLVSLSRLCAKIDNTAIQDGYNLYHHTFVFTRSGEWAIVQQGMNTEKKDARRYQWLSRDNLDLLSDPHTGITCDGRGPVLDYTASQSSAARKSAVDFAREDPDTMVKVWKDIALSMPSRHYISSGDFNEKRLFSMFRTIHESGPETFKDLIEIRGVGPRTVSALALVSELVYKTPPSFEDPARFSFAHGGKDGHPFPVDKKTYEHSIEFLKSCLDKAKMGDRDKLDAFKRLSER, translated from the coding sequence ATGAAGAGACAGATTACGTCATTACCCCTGCATGGCGGCAAAGCCCCGGCATGGCTCTTCGCAAAGATGAAGCGACTCTCTGCGGCCCTGATAGAAGTCATCGTCCTCGAATTCGGGCCGGAAGAGTTCTTGCGCCGTATAGCGGATCCGGTCTGGTTTCAAGCCATGGGATGTGTTGTCGGGTTCGATTGGCATTCAAGCGGTGTCACCACAACACTCTGCGGTGCATTGAAGGAAGGACTTCTGACCCTGGGCGATGAAATGCCCATTGCGATTTGCGGCGGAAAGGCAAAGCGAGCTATTGAGACGCCGAGGGACATCATGCTTTATGGTGAGAAATGGGCAGTGGATACGGAACATCTCGTGTCATTAAGTCGCCTCTGCGCCAAGATAGATAATACGGCGATCCAGGACGGCTACAATCTCTATCACCATACATTTGTCTTTACCAGAAGCGGCGAGTGGGCGATCGTCCAGCAAGGTATGAACACAGAAAAGAAGGACGCCCGTCGTTATCAGTGGCTCTCACGAGACAACCTCGATCTTCTTTCAGATCCTCACACAGGTATCACCTGCGACGGACGAGGCCCGGTTCTTGACTATACGGCGAGCCAAAGCTCGGCAGCACGCAAGTCTGCCGTCGATTTTGCGCGAGAAGACCCCGACACCATGGTAAAGGTCTGGAAGGATATTGCCCTTTCCATGCCCTCAAGGCATTATATTAGCTCGGGAGATTTTAACGAAAAGCGCCTTTTCAGCATGTTTCGTACGATCCATGAATCCGGGCCGGAGACTTTCAAGGATCTCATTGAGATTCGCGGCGTGGGACCGCGAACGGTCTCAGCGTTGGCCCTCGTCTCAGAGCTTGTCTACAAGACTCCGCCGAGTTTTGAGGATCCGGCGCGTTTCAGTTTTGCGCACGGAGGCAAAGACGGCCACCCCTTCCCTGTGGATAAAAAGACCTATGAACATTCCATAGAATTCCTTAAGTCCTGTCTGGACAAGGCGAAGATGGGCGATCGAGACAAGCTTGACGCCTTCAAACGTTTGTCGGAGCGCTGA
- a CDS encoding bifunctional riboflavin kinase/FAD synthetase gives MKIFESLGALERFPNPVVTIGNYDGIHIGHRRIIAEVVQKARQISGTPMLMTFYPHPQSVLNPEAYTRLVTPLHLKKKLIETSGIEVLVIVSFDETFRNVGPESFVKDVLVSKVGVKAVVIGYDFRFGKAGAGDIAMLKRLAGENGFSVDVVDAVTIEGEKVGSNMIRKLIMNGEVGRAAICLGRPHVIEGIVVKGEKRGRDMGFPTINLETISELVPKNGVYVTEVEVDNIRLPAVTNIGFNPTFDGTKLLVETYILDFSGDLYGREVAIHFHERIRDEIKFESMDALKERIAKDVEVTRSRFQSVKTGD, from the coding sequence ATGAAAATTTTCGAATCGCTGGGTGCGCTTGAGCGCTTTCCAAATCCGGTTGTCACCATCGGTAATTATGACGGCATACATATAGGCCATCGGAGAATCATCGCGGAGGTCGTTCAAAAGGCCCGGCAAATATCGGGCACGCCGATGCTCATGACTTTCTATCCTCACCCCCAGAGCGTTCTGAATCCCGAGGCGTATACCCGTCTTGTAACGCCGCTCCATCTCAAGAAGAAGCTCATAGAGACATCAGGTATTGAGGTCTTGGTGATCGTTTCCTTTGACGAAACCTTCAGGAATGTAGGCCCTGAGAGCTTCGTAAAAGACGTTCTCGTGAGCAAGGTGGGCGTGAAAGCCGTGGTCATCGGATATGATTTCAGATTCGGAAAGGCCGGGGCCGGAGATATCGCAATGCTCAAGAGACTGGCGGGTGAAAATGGTTTTTCCGTTGACGTGGTCGACGCGGTGACCATAGAGGGTGAAAAAGTGGGAAGCAACATGATCCGAAAATTGATCATGAACGGCGAGGTAGGCCGGGCGGCGATCTGTCTTGGGCGGCCCCACGTGATAGAAGGCATCGTGGTGAAGGGAGAAAAAAGGGGCAGAGACATGGGATTCCCCACGATCAATCTCGAAACCATTTCCGAGCTGGTTCCCAAGAACGGCGTATATGTGACGGAAGTTGAGGTTGACAACATACGGCTGCCTGCCGTGACGAATATCGGATTTAATCCCACCTTTGACGGGACAAAACTCCTGGTGGAAACCTACATTCTCGATTTTTCCGGCGACCTTTACGGCAGAGAGGTGGCGATCCATTTTCACGAACGCATACGGGACGAAATCAAGTTTGAAAGCATGGATGCGCTGAAAGAGAGGATAGCCAAAGATGTTGAAGTCACGCGGAGCCGATTTCAGTCGGTGAAGACGGGAGACTAA
- the larE gene encoding ATP-dependent sacrificial sulfur transferase LarE — MDVQAKYEALRDVIGRLGSALVAYSGGVDSTLLLKTCIDVLGTENVLALMGTAPIFPAKEIEEAKRTASEIGAACLFFDTAILENRSFIENTRERCYHCKKNLLARAVSVAVKRNLTYVLDGTNFDDVGDFRPGARALREMSVRSPLLEAQLTKDDIRVLSERFSLPTRKKPSYACLSTRIPYGTPISRDLLRRIESSEEFIKNAGIPQVRVRYHGHTARIEVTGQDFAALLEQREVIVDALKRYGFIYVTLDLEGYRTGSMNET, encoded by the coding sequence GTGGACGTTCAGGCGAAATATGAGGCGCTGAGAGACGTTATTGGAAGACTGGGGAGCGCGCTCGTGGCCTATTCCGGCGGCGTGGACAGCACGCTGCTTCTAAAGACCTGCATTGATGTGCTGGGAACCGAGAACGTCCTTGCTCTTATGGGCACCGCGCCCATATTTCCGGCCAAAGAGATTGAGGAAGCCAAACGTACCGCGAGCGAGATCGGCGCAGCCTGCCTGTTTTTCGACACGGCGATTTTAGAGAATCGATCTTTCATTGAGAATACAAGAGAGCGTTGCTATCATTGCAAAAAGAATCTTCTTGCCAGAGCGGTGAGCGTTGCAGTCAAGAGAAATCTGACATACGTCCTCGACGGAACAAACTTCGATGATGTGGGTGACTTCAGACCGGGAGCCAGGGCGTTACGCGAAATGAGCGTTCGCTCGCCGCTTCTTGAGGCTCAGCTGACCAAAGACGACATCCGGGTTCTGTCCGAAAGATTCTCTCTTCCCACGCGCAAGAAACCTTCTTACGCCTGTCTTTCCACGCGCATCCCTTACGGAACCCCCATTAGCAGGGATCTGTTAAGAAGAATCGAATCGTCCGAGGAGTTCATTAAAAATGCGGGCATACCGCAGGTGCGGGTGCGCTATCACGGACATACGGCTCGGATCGAAGTGACAGGGCAGGATTTCGCGGCGCTCCTGGAACAGCGGGAGGTTATCGTGGATGCGTTGAAACGGTACGGTTTTATCTATGTTACCCTGGACCTGGAAGGGTACCGAACGGGCAGTATGAACGAGACGTGA
- the motA gene encoding flagellar motor stator protein MotA codes for MIVIIGAIVVLGSVIGGFIMEGGPMKVLVQPAELMIIGGAALGALVISAPQKLLIKIIQKVIGSLKGGSVTRQLHMDLLKLMYEIFQVTRKDGLIALESHIEHPENSKIFTKYPNITKEHHIISFMTDTFRLIVLGGIAPHDIETLMDLDIETHHDEGMKPGAILQKIGDSMPGLGIVAAVLGIVITMQAINGPPEEIGHKVAAALVGTFLGIFLSYGFIQPMATHLDLEAGEDSKVYESIKSGIISLAKGFNPIVSVEFARRSIPSDFRPTFQEMENFVKGIK; via the coding sequence ATGATCGTAATCATCGGCGCCATCGTTGTGCTCGGGTCCGTGATCGGAGGGTTCATCATGGAAGGGGGACCCATGAAGGTCCTCGTGCAACCGGCCGAGCTGATGATCATCGGGGGCGCTGCCCTCGGAGCCCTTGTCATTTCAGCCCCGCAAAAGTTACTTATCAAAATCATCCAGAAGGTCATCGGATCCTTGAAAGGGGGGAGCGTTACAAGGCAGCTCCACATGGATCTCTTAAAGCTCATGTATGAGATCTTTCAAGTGACGCGTAAAGACGGCCTCATCGCCCTGGAATCGCATATCGAGCATCCGGAAAACAGCAAGATCTTTACAAAATACCCCAACATCACTAAAGAGCATCACATCATTTCCTTCATGACCGACACCTTCAGACTGATCGTTCTCGGCGGCATTGCACCGCATGATATCGAAACACTCATGGATCTCGATATCGAGACCCATCACGATGAAGGCATGAAGCCCGGCGCCATTCTTCAGAAGATAGGGGATTCCATGCCGGGTCTCGGCATTGTGGCTGCGGTCCTCGGTATTGTTATTACCATGCAGGCCATCAATGGGCCACCTGAGGAGATCGGTCACAAGGTAGCCGCCGCGCTCGTCGGCACTTTCCTCGGAATCTTTCTGTCTTACGGCTTCATCCAGCCCATGGCCACCCATCTCGACCTGGAGGCCGGAGAGGACTCCAAGGTCTATGAATCGATAAAATCCGGCATCATCTCTCTGGCAAAGGGTTTCAACCCCATCGTGTCCGTGGAATTCGCCCGGCGCTCCATACCGAGCGACTTTAGGCCCACGTTCCAGGAGATGGAGAACTTCGTGAAAGGAATCAAATAA
- a CDS encoding zinc-dependent alcohol dehydrogenase family protein — translation MNIVQSVLNLKKDLSPMKAMVIDRICNLEKEVEPLRLVDMPVPVPHDGEVLVKVSACGVCHTELDEIEGRTPPPRFPVVPGHQVVGHVSLTGKGVTKFRPGDRVGIAWIHSCCGKCRFCLEGNENLCECFEATGRDADGGYAEFTVVPERFAYPVPASFDDIQAAPLLCAGTIGYRSLRLADMSDGKTIGLVGFGASAHLVIQMVRYKFPSSKVLVFARSAEERAFAEKLGAYWTGDTVDDPPERLDCAIDTTPVWGSIVHALKNLEKGGRLVINAIRKEETDKKALLAIDYARHLWLEKEIKSVANVASQDVAEFLTLAAQIPIRPEVEVFGLKQANRALLELKQKHIRGAKVLKVA, via the coding sequence GTGAACATCGTTCAGTCGGTCTTAAACCTTAAGAAGGATCTGTCCCCTATGAAGGCAATGGTTATAGACAGGATTTGCAATCTTGAGAAAGAGGTTGAACCTCTGCGACTTGTTGATATGCCGGTCCCAGTGCCGCATGATGGGGAAGTTCTCGTAAAGGTATCAGCGTGTGGTGTCTGTCACACGGAGTTGGATGAGATCGAGGGAAGGACCCCACCCCCAAGATTCCCTGTGGTACCGGGGCACCAGGTGGTCGGCCACGTTTCTTTAACCGGGAAGGGGGTTACAAAATTCAGGCCAGGCGACAGGGTCGGCATCGCATGGATACATTCCTGCTGCGGAAAGTGCAGGTTTTGCCTGGAAGGAAACGAGAACCTCTGCGAGTGCTTCGAAGCCACGGGCAGAGACGCGGACGGCGGCTACGCCGAGTTTACCGTTGTGCCGGAGAGATTTGCCTACCCCGTACCCGCCTCATTTGATGACATTCAGGCTGCGCCGCTCCTCTGTGCGGGCACTATCGGCTACCGATCGCTTCGGCTTGCCGATATGAGCGATGGCAAGACCATAGGGCTTGTCGGATTCGGGGCATCGGCCCACCTCGTTATTCAGATGGTACGGTACAAGTTCCCCTCGTCTAAGGTTCTTGTCTTTGCCCGTAGCGCTGAAGAGAGGGCCTTCGCAGAGAAACTTGGAGCTTATTGGACGGGGGATACCGTTGATGATCCGCCTGAAAGACTCGATTGCGCCATCGATACCACGCCGGTGTGGGGAAGTATTGTCCATGCTTTGAAGAATCTTGAGAAGGGAGGCAGGCTTGTCATTAACGCCATCAGAAAGGAAGAGACGGACAAAAAAGCGCTTCTTGCCATCGACTACGCCAGGCATCTCTGGCTCGAGAAAGAGATCAAGAGCGTGGCAAATGTGGCAAGCCAGGACGTGGCCGAATTCTTAACCCTGGCGGCGCAGATTCCCATCAGACCGGAGGTGGAGGTGTTCGGGCTTAAACAGGCGAACCGGGCCCTTTTAGAGCTCAAACAGAAGCATATTCGGGGCGCCAAGGTCTTGAAAGTGGCGTAA
- a CDS encoding flagellar motor protein MotB: MAEDHQTPVRIIVKKKKGHDGHHGGAWKVAYADFVTAMMALFIVLWIVGQSNAVKQAISAYFKDPGVFENGQGGGILDGSSGTAPSPTSDAAIEMERLKAEAKKLEEAIAAIPEFDKFKDKIQITVTKEGLRIELVENSTGLFFDVGSAQVKPETVKLLKLVAQEVGRLNNYIMIEGFTDARSYVGKDYSNWELSSDRANTARRILEANGVRQDQVLQVRGYADRNLKHPDQPLDSANRRVSILVAAATEQAVQGIAPQKPEVAAQKPQVAPEIGKK; this comes from the coding sequence ATGGCCGAAGACCACCAGACCCCCGTACGGATTATCGTCAAGAAGAAAAAGGGGCATGACGGCCACCACGGCGGGGCATGGAAAGTAGCCTATGCTGATTTCGTCACGGCCATGATGGCCCTTTTTATTGTGCTCTGGATCGTAGGCCAGTCAAACGCCGTAAAACAGGCCATTTCGGCGTATTTTAAGGACCCCGGGGTGTTCGAAAACGGCCAGGGCGGAGGTATTTTGGATGGTTCCTCGGGCACAGCGCCCTCGCCTACTTCCGACGCCGCTATAGAGATGGAGCGATTGAAGGCTGAAGCAAAAAAGCTGGAAGAAGCCATTGCCGCTATCCCCGAATTCGATAAATTCAAGGATAAGATTCAGATTACCGTCACGAAAGAAGGGCTTAGAATAGAGCTTGTGGAGAACTCTACGGGGCTTTTTTTCGACGTGGGAAGCGCACAGGTCAAGCCCGAGACAGTAAAACTCCTGAAACTCGTCGCCCAGGAGGTCGGTCGCCTGAACAACTACATCATGATCGAAGGATTCACCGACGCACGTTCCTACGTGGGAAAAGATTATTCGAACTGGGAATTGAGCTCTGATAGGGCAAATACGGCGCGGAGAATCCTGGAAGCGAACGGCGTGAGGCAAGATCAGGTCCTGCAGGTCCGCGGCTACGCCGACAGAAACCTCAAGCACCCCGACCAACCTCTGGATTCTGCCAACAGGCGGGTAAGCATACTCGTCGCAGCCGCTACGGAACAGGCCGTCCAGGGGATCGCTCCTCAAAAACCCGAAGTAGCGGCTCAAAAGCCACAAGTAGCGCCGGAGATAGGTAAGAAATGA
- a CDS encoding dihydroorotase, with protein sequence MKILVKGGRLVDPANDLDGRFDILIDGTTVEKIDRHISETNKRTKVIDARGHIVAPGLIDVHAHLREPGYEYKETIKTGTQAAAKGGFTTVVSMANTMPVNDNKSVTEFIVEKARSGGASRVLPCGSITRGLAGEELSEIGEMYEAGIVALSDDGKSVKNAGLLRRALEYAKLFNLPVISHCEDETLARGYVHEGLFSLLSGLEPTPSIAEEIIVERDIALARYVDAPMHLTHISTAGSVEIIERAKKKFGKITCDTCPHYFTLTDEATLGYDTNAKVNPPLRSKNDLKAIRDGLRSGVIDIIATDHAPHESTSKEVEFDIATSGISGFETALALSLALTHEGLLPLKALIRKLTVNPARMLNLPSGELTVGGPADLIIFNTDIKWTVDKNEFLSRGKNTPFHGWKLRGKNLLTMVGGKIVYRDAGLFKA encoded by the coding sequence ATGAAGATTCTTGTGAAGGGGGGGAGGCTCGTCGATCCCGCGAACGACCTGGACGGCAGGTTCGATATTTTGATCGATGGGACTACCGTGGAAAAAATTGACAGACATATCAGTGAGACGAACAAGAGAACGAAGGTCATCGATGCGAGAGGCCACATTGTGGCCCCGGGGCTGATCGACGTCCACGCCCATCTAAGAGAACCGGGATACGAATATAAGGAAACCATCAAAACAGGAACACAGGCGGCGGCCAAGGGCGGTTTTACGACCGTGGTCTCCATGGCAAATACCATGCCCGTGAACGACAACAAAAGCGTTACCGAATTCATTGTTGAGAAAGCGCGGTCCGGAGGGGCTTCCAGGGTTTTACCCTGCGGCTCCATTACCCGGGGCTTAGCTGGTGAGGAGCTTTCCGAGATTGGCGAGATGTATGAGGCTGGCATTGTCGCCCTCTCGGATGACGGAAAATCGGTCAAGAATGCCGGGCTCTTAAGAAGGGCCCTCGAATACGCGAAACTCTTCAATCTTCCGGTCATCTCACACTGTGAGGACGAAACCCTTGCGCGGGGATATGTTCATGAGGGTCTTTTCTCTCTGTTAAGCGGTTTAGAGCCAACCCCCTCTATTGCCGAAGAGATCATCGTGGAAAGAGACATTGCCCTTGCCCGATATGTGGACGCCCCTATGCACCTTACCCATATCTCCACCGCTGGAAGCGTCGAGATCATCGAGAGGGCCAAAAAGAAGTTTGGAAAGATTACTTGCGACACCTGCCCCCATTACTTCACCCTGACCGATGAAGCAACGCTCGGCTATGACACAAACGCCAAGGTCAATCCGCCCCTTCGGTCGAAAAATGATCTTAAGGCCATTCGCGACGGCCTGAGAAGCGGCGTGATCGATATCATCGCCACGGACCACGCGCCTCACGAATCCACTTCAAAGGAGGTAGAATTCGATATCGCGACCTCCGGCATCTCGGGCTTTGAAACCGCGCTGGCCTTATCGCTCGCACTGACCCATGAGGGTCTGCTTCCGTTAAAGGCGCTCATCCGAAAATTGACCGTCAATCCGGCCCGGATGCTTAATCTCCCCTCGGGCGAGCTCACGGTCGGGGGACCGGCTGATCTTATCATCTTCAATACAGACATCAAATGGACCGTGGACAAAAATGAATTCCTCTCCAGGGGAAAGAATACCCCATTTCACGGATGGAAGCTCAGAGGCAAGAACCTTCTCACCATGGTGGGGGGAAAGATTGTCTACCGCGATGCGGGCCTGTTTAAGGCCTGA